A window of Citrus sinensis cultivar Valencia sweet orange chromosome 7, DVS_A1.0, whole genome shotgun sequence contains these coding sequences:
- the LOC102622406 gene encoding U1 small nuclear ribonucleoprotein 70 kDa: protein MGDYNDAFMRNQNAAVQARTKAQNRANVLQLKLIGQSHPTGLTANLLKLFEPRAPLEYKPPPEKRKCPPLTGMAQFVSHFAEPGDPLYAPPVEKAETPVERRARIHKLRLEKGAEKAAEELKKYDPHNDPNVSGDPYKTLFVARLSYETTESKIKREFESYGPIKRVRLVTDKETNKPRGYAFIEYMHTRDMKAAYKQADGRKLDGRRVLVDVERGRTVPNWRPRRLGGGLGTTRVGGEEVNQRYSGREQEPSRGPSRSAEPRIREDRHGDRDRERSRERGRDREREREKSLELSHDRPRDRDHRDDRHHRDRDRTRDRERERDRGRERDRDRTRDRDRGRDRGRDHERDREKDRDKERDRDRTRERERDRDYEVGDPDRDRGYSRDRDSDYDRIDSKHERDRHGERDYDPTDQEDDRGWYDHHENYEHHRGYGDHDRYNQYHDDDNDRYDQMEEDDYRYDRATSESRDKERTRDLDREY, encoded by the exons ATGGGAGACTACAACGATGCATTCATGCGTAACCAAAACGCCGCCGTTCAGGCCCGTACTAAGGCCCAGAACCGCGCCAACGTCCTTCAGCTTAAGCTG ATTGGGCAAAGCCATCCTACCGGTTTAACAGCCAATCTCTTGAAGCTCTTTGAGCCTCGAGCTCCGCTTGAGTATAAACCACCTccagagaaaagaaaatgcccACCACTGACAG GAATGGCGCAGTTTGTTAGTCACTTTGCTGAACCTGGAGATCCTCTGTATGCTCCACCTGTAGAGAAGGCTGAGACTCCT GTAGAAAGAAGGGCTAGAATCCACAAGTTAAGACTTGAGAAGGGTGCAGAAAAGGCTGCTGAAGAACTTAAGAAAT ATGATCCTCATAATGACCCAAATGTGTCAGGAGATCCATACAAGACACTGTTTGTTGCTAGGCTG AGTTATGAGACAACTGAGAGTAAAATCAAAAGGGAGTTTGAGTCTTATGGGCCAATTAAACGG GTTCGGTTGGTTACTGATAAAGAGACAAATAAACCCAGAGGTTATGCTTTCATTGAGTACATGCACACTCGGGATATGAAAG CTGCATATAAACAAGCTGATGGGAGGAAGCTTGATGGCAGAAGGGTGCTTGTTGATGTTGAGCGTGGTCGAACAGTCCCTAATTGGCGTCCTCGCAGGCTAGGCGGTGGACTTGGAACAACCAGGGTTGGAGGGGAAGAAGTTAACCAGAGATATTCTGGAAG GGAGCAAGAGCCTTCAAGAGGACCATCTCGGTCTGCAGAGCCTAGGATACGAGAGGATCGACATGGTGACCG GGATAGGGAAAGATCCCGTGAAAGGGGGAGGGATAGAGAGAGGGAACGGGAGAAGTCCCTTGAGCTCTCCCATGACAGACCAAGAGATCGTGATCATAGAGATGATAGACACCATAGAGATCGTGACAGAACTAGAGacagagagagggagagagaccGAGGGCGTGAACGTGACCGTGACCGAACACGTGATCGTGATCGCGGCCGGGATCGTGGTCGTGATCATGAACGTGATAGAGAAAAAGACCGTGATAAGGAGCGTGATCGTGATCGCACTCGTGAAAGGGAGAGGGACAGGGATTATGAAGTTGGTGACCCTGACCGTGACCGAGGGTATTCCCGTGATAGGGATTCTGACTATGATCGTATTGATTCAAAACATGAGCGAGACCGCCATGGTGAAAGGGACTATGATCCTACTGACCAGGAAGATGATCGTGGATGGTATGACCACCATGAGAACTATGAGCATCATCGGGGTTATGGTGATCATGACCGTTATAATCAGTAccatgatgatgataatgaccGCTATGATCAGATGGAGGAAGATGATTACCGTTACGACCGTGCAACGTCTGAGTCACGTGACAAGGAGAGAACACGAGATCTGGATCGTGAATATTGA